The segment TACCTGGCGTTCCGGCGCGCCCTGCCAAGGGCGCGGCTTCGCTGGTACGCCGTAGCCGTGTTCTTCCTGCCCTCGCTCGTGTTCTGGCCGTCGAGCCTCGGGAAGGATTCGCTCATGCTGTTGTTCATCGGCATGATCGCATGGGGAGCGGCGCACCTGCTGTCGCGGTACCGACTGCGGTGGCTGATCGTGATTGCAGCAGGGCTCACCGGCGCCGGTGCGATCCGCCTGCACGTTGCCGCGCTCTTCGGGGTGGCGTTGGCGGTAGCGATCCTGCTGGGCGCAGCACCCAAGGTGAAGGCAGCACAGACCCGCCGGCTGGCATTGATGTTCGCGTCTGGCATCGCCGTTGTCATGCTGGTGTCGTTGGCGAGCGCATCGCTCGGGGTTGACCTGTCTGGAGAGGATCTCGACCCGGTTCTCGCCGACTTGGAGCGTCGCACCCAGCAGGGTGGATCGGCTGTCGAAGGCGAGGCGGTGCGTTCGTTCGCCGATATGCCCGCAGCGGCGCTGCGGACGCTGTATCGGCCGCTGCCCAACGAGGTCGTGAACCTGCAAAGTCTGCTGTCGGCAATCGAGGGCACGGCGATGCTCGTCGTGTCACTGCTCGCCCTGCCGTGGATCATCCGCAATCTCACCAGGGTTCGGCGCCACCCCTATCTCATCTTCTGTCTCGTCGCCGTTTCCGGTTTTGTCGTCGGCTTCAGCGCGATCTTCAACCTCGGGATCCTCGCTCGCCAGCGCATCCAGGTGCTCCCGTTCCTGCTTGCCATCCTCATCGTGATGGGCAAGGGCCCGATCGCGGGCAAAGCGGAGGAACCCGAAAACGTTGAGATCCCGGAGAGCGGGCGTGTGGCAGCCGACAGACTGGCCCTGGCGCCGCGATCGCCATCTTCTTCACGTTGAGTCTGGTTCTGATCCTTCAGCTTTCACCGTTCGGGTGGGAGGAGGCTAACTACAGTCTCAGGGCTCGCCACTTGGTCGAGGGCATAGAGCCGGCGTTCTACTGGAAGGCGCATCGGGCCCCGGGTCTCCCGTTTGTCCTCCGGCTCGCCTGGATCGCGTCGGCAACCGAGCCATACCTCCGGCTCATCACCGCAACATTCGGAGTTCCGCTACTGCTGGCGACGATGTTCATCGGATACCGCATGTTCGGAGAAAAAGCTGCAATAGTAGCGACCATCGGCGTTGCTCTCACACCGGGGATACTCCTCGCCTCCACCCAGGTCTGGCCAGATGTTCCGGGCGCGGCGCTCGGTTTATGCGCAGTTGCCTTGTATGTGTACGCACTCGACCGGCCGGTCGCATCTGCGTGGATGCTCGGGGTGCCCGTGTTGACTTTCGTGGCCACAATGCTCCGGTTCGGGGCTCCGATCCCCATCGCTATCGGCCTCATTGGGATCACGCTGTGGCGATGGCGGGTCGCACTCGCGTCGAAACCCCTCCTGCTTGCCACCGCCCTGCTCACCGGACTCGCCGGGTATCTGGTCTTGTTCGTGCCTGCCGTGACCGGATGGGCACAGTTCGGCAACCCGGTCGCACCGGTATGGGCTGTAGCGAGCCTGATTCCCAAGAATGACTTTCCGTGGTACAGGGCCTTCATCGATTACCCCCAACTTGCAGCTAAGTATTTCTCGGGCACTGCGTCGCTTGCGCTCGCCATCGGACTCGTGGCGGCTGTCGTTTACGCGGTGCGTCGGTCCGCGCAGTCACGGGACGTTTGGATCGCTCTCGGCCTTGGGGCTGCAACGTACGTGGCGCTTGGTCTGGCACTTGAGTTCGGAGAAGTGAGGTACCTGTCGCCGGTGATCCCATGGGTGTGGATTGTCGCCGGGTACGGGCTCGCCAAGGTAGTCCGAATGCCGGACAAGGCTCTCGTGGTTCCGTTTGCTGTTGTCCTGACACTGTTCGTCGGCGTCGACTCATTCAGGCATGCCAACGAGACGAACACGTCGAATATCGAATTCTCCTCCGGGATAAAGGCTGCAGGAGTTCTGATCAACACGTTGACGGCCGACAACCAATGCGGCGTTGTGGCTTGGTATCTAACCGAGATCGGGTGGTATTCACACTGCCCTACCAAGCAACACAAATTGGGGGATGCAGACGTTGGATCGGAGTTCTTTGGGAACGGGCCCATCTACCTGGTCGTCGAACAAGGCACAGAACGCCAGCCTGAGGGCAAGGTCTTCGACAATTACATCCCGGCACTGGTGGAACCGGTGGGTGTCGTCGGTGGACCCACGGTCAGCAGGTGGAGGTACTTCGAGATCTGGCTCGTGGAGGATCAGCATCAGTAAGCGGTTGCGGTGGCAGCCGGGTTGCCGGAACTCCGATCCACACTGTTCCCGCCGGTAGGTCTTTCACGAACACGCTTCCCATGCCGACGTTCACCGCTACGACCGACCGTCCTTTGTGTGCGATTGCAGCGCGGTCGGCGACATGCTCCGCACCTCGATGCTTGGCGTGACTTCCGTGGGCGAGATCAGTGGGCACGGTCTCGATGACTTCAACCCTCTCGAGGACAACTCCGGCTGGGGCGACCCTGACCGCGTAACCCACGTCTGGCAGGCCGGCGTCTCGGTGAAGTCACCCGCCTAATGGCCTGACCGGTCGGGTGTCGCTGTGTGAGGCAAGGGCTCTTGTCCGGCGGCACCCTCTGCGAGGCTGACGCCTCGCTTCTCCCGCGTCCGAGGTTGCCAGGAACGCGGCGATGTCGGCAGGATCGGGGAAACGCTGCTCGTCGATTTCCCCGACGCTGGGAAACCAGCGGTTGAGAAAAGACTGTTTGTGGTGCCGGTTGCCGAGCGTGTACACATGACCGACGCCGCCAGACCTGAGAACTCGACAGGCCTCGGCGAGAGCTGCTTTCCAGTCGCCGTAGTGGATCGAAAGATGGAAATACACCATGTCTACAGCGTGATCCACAATCGGGAGACTTTGGGCTGTTGCGAGGATGGTGTGGAGATCTGGGGAGGCTTTAGCGAGCATCGCCGATGAAGGATCAATAAGTACGGCGTGAACGCCCGCGGCCGCCCACACACTTGCGTGTTCTCCGCGACCACCACCAATGTCCAGCGCGATGTGCACCTGTCGCGACCCGGTAGACATCGCGTCTCGCGCCCTACGCCGAGCGGCGTCGCCCATCGGGCGGAAGTCATACGCCTCGGCGAGCAATGCCAGGTCAACCTGGCGCATGGGTCACGGTCCTACCGGTCGCCCGGAAGAATCCCAAGTTGCGACAGAGTGTGTCCCCGATGCGCCACGTTGTAGCCCGCGGCTGGTGAACATCACCGAAGTAGTGGTGGCGGGGCTGGTGCTGAATCACATAGTCGAGGACCGCACGGGAACCCTTCCCGCCGCCCGCGATAACGTCCGTCGCCAACGCCGGAACTGCCGGCGGAACGTGCGTGCACAAAATGTCTACCGGACCAAGGTCGTCCAGCAGCGCACGCATCTCTGTCTCAACCAACTCACCGGGTGCCCCGTTGCGTTGGGTTCCCCCACCAACAACGCCAAAGATATACCCGTCGATGTCGACCTTGCCGTGTCTCAAGAATGTGAGTCCGTCGGGAAGACAGGCTTCGAGCAGGTCAGGGCGATCGACGTTTCCGAACGTGACGTACCCCTCGAGGCCTTGAAGCGCCTCCCCAATCTGATCGTAGGCCGTCTCGTACGCAGCCCTGAAGGCTACAGCCAACGTGTCCTCCTGCCCGGTGCGCATCGCGGTCCAATGTTTGGCAAGCTCCTCATCACGCCCGGCCAGCCGAAGATCGCTCATCAAGCGAACGAATTCGACGCCGCAGACGTCGGGCAGAATGCCAGACCATGTTCTGTAGTCGATCAGGTTGATGAGGTCGCCGAGAATCAGGACCGGCCCCTCGGAGCGCGACAGCCGGTTGAGTACGTCGACACCGCCATGGACATCCGAAAACAGTCTCACGATGTGTCGACACCGAGACGGGTACCGAGAAGCCACAACGCACCGCCTCCAATAATGGCGCCGACAAATGATACGACAGTGTTGCCGCCCGCGAACGACGCCGACATCCCCGCCATCCCAAACCCCACAAGCGCACCCACGGTCGCCCCAACGTGCGTTTTCGGCGGTGGCAAGTCACTACCCATGGTGATCGCGACGTGAGCAATCCACGCAAGGATGCCCACGATGCCCAGTGCCAACGCTCCTGCGTACAGTGCTGTCATCCGATACGAGATCCGAGTGAGTTTCGGTTCAGGACCGCATCGGTGGGGAATCCTCGAAACACCAGCAACATCCCGATGATTATCGCGGTCGTTGCCGCACCCAAGATGACTCTTGTGGAGAGAACCATCTGTGCTGGATCTGTGACCGCGGCGTAGCCGTCGCGGACCGCGGCCGCCCACAGCCCGATACCGATCGCGACCAAGGCCCACCCTCCGACACCGCCGACGGAGATGATCGACACGCCGAAACCCACGCTAAACAACGTAACAAACAAAACCATGACACCTTCAACGGGGTGATTCGCCTTCATCAGTCCCCCGCCCGGAATGAGTCCTGCGCGCAATGCCACGTCCGGCGCGATCACCGACTCGTGAGAACCGAACGACACAAACATTTCTGTCCCGCAGACGGTGCATGAGGTGAAGTCAATCGAGACATCTGCCGCACAGACACTGCATGTCCACATTCGTTCCGCCGGAGGCGTCGCTGGCGCGGTGGCCTCGGAGGAAACGTCTTGGTCGTGCACGGTTGCATTTTCGGTCTGATCCGACGATGGTTCGACATCCGCAGTATCACTAGCGGATGCTCCTAGCGGCGCGTAACACTGACTACACCATCTTGCAGATGCCGCGTTGTGAGCGCCGCATGAACCACACGTCAACAGATCTGGATCCATTGCATTAGCGTACCGTGGCTCTCAACCAAGCCTGGTCATCTGGCTGTGGCCGCTGCATCCAGGGCCGCGGTGATTTCGGTCGCTACGGTCGCGTCACCCTCAACGGTCCCTGCAGTCTCGAGCACCCGCACGGCTTCTCGACCCCCAATTGCTCCAAGCGCCCAAGCTGCATGACCACGCATCATTGCGGTACCGTTCCCCAGCCAGCCCGCGATGATCTCGACGTGGTCCCGGTCGCCGCTGTTTCCCAGGGCTACAAGCGCATTTCTGCGAACGTAGTCCATATCGCGCTTCGGCACGTACCAATGTCCAACCTCCGCTTCGAGCTCGGTATCGGAGGAAGCCAGGATGTCCACGAGATCGATCCGGCCCTTGCTATCGGACGCCATGTCTAGGACGCCAGAACCAGGAGGACACGCGGCGAGGCAGTCGTCACACCCGTAGACGCGGTCCCCGACGGCGGCACGAAGGTGTCGCGGAATCGAACCCGCCGTTTGTAACCAGTAGGCCAAGCACAATGTCGCGTCGAGCAACCCGGGCTCAATGAGTGCACCTGTCGGACATGCGGGAAGGCAAGCCGAACAGTTCCCGCAGGTGCGTTTCATGGGGGTCTCGAGCAACAATTCGGCGTCAGTGACGACGGTGCCGAGCAGAATCCACGGTCCCCAACCCGGGGTGAGCACCATGGAGTTTTTTCCCCACCATCCAACCCCGGCCCGAACCGCCGCAGCTCGATCAACGAGCCGATCGTCGTCATGAAGCTCCTCTGCCTGATGCCCGTGCGCCCGCAACTCGGTGGCGACCGCATCCAAGACGAAGGTCAACTTTCGATAGTGGTCGCTGGCAGCGAAACGAGCGACCCGGCCCGTACCCGCCTCACGTGGACCAGGAGAGCCCGCCTCTGGAAGATATGCGGTCGCAATCACAACGAGGTGGGTTGCCCACTCAAAACTACGTCGGATGTCAGTCGCTATCTCGGGATGACGGTAGGTGAATCCGAGGGATCCAGCCCGGCCCGACGCCATCCGTCGCTCCATGTCGCGACGTACATCATTGAATGGTTCAGCATCGGTGACGCCGCAAGCCACTGCTCCGGCGGCGAGCGCGACATCACGGATCTGGGCAGTTGTCATGTCGCTCACGCTCCCACCGTAGCTGCCGGAGTAGCGACGTCGCGGCGGAGGACGAGACCAACCCAACAGACCCGGCGTTGCGAATTTCGATTCTCTCGCAGTGCGGTATCCTCCACCAATGATCGATGCAGCCTCCTCGCTGAGTCCCGCATATCGACTCGCAACGTTGAACGCGCTCGACGGTGGCGACTTCGACGTCATCATCGTCGGCGGCGGCATTACCGGGATCGGATGCGCTCTCGACGCAGCGTCTCGAGGTTTGACCGTCGCGCTCGTCGAACAACGCGATCTCGGTTCCGGCACGTCGAGTCGTTCCTCCAAACTGATTCACGGCGGGTTACGGTATCTCGAACAGCTTGCGTTTGGTCTCGTCCGCGAAGCCCTCGCAGAACGTGCGCTCCTCAGACAGAAGATCGCTCCGCACCTGGTCTGGCCGATCCCGTTTGTCTATCCGCTAAGACACCGTTTATGGGAGCGCATCTACGTCGGGGCGGGGATCGCCTTTTACGACGTCCTGGCAAAACTGGGCCACAGCTCGATGCCGTATCACAAACATCTCAGCAAGAAACGACTCGTAAAGGCTTTCCCAGGTATCAAGAAGTCCGCCTTCATTGGCGGGATCCGATACTTCGACGCCGGCATGGATGACGCTCGGTTTGTTGTAGCAGCCGCAAGGACAGCGGCACGAGAAGGCGCCCTCATACTGACCAGCGCCAGAGTCACCGGTTTCATCCGAGATGGAGAGCAGGTGGTTGGTGTCTCAGCGAGATGTCTCGAGTCTGGACGAAGTATCACAACGCGGGCGAGGGTCGTCATCAACGCCACGGGCGTGTGGACCGATTCGGTGGAGAATCTTGTCGGCGACGACAAGATCGATGTCACTGCTTCGAAAGGCATCCACATCGTGATCCCACGAGACCGCATCGATTCAGCGGTCGGATTCATCACGAAAACGAAGACCAGTGTCCTCTTCCTCATCCCCCACGAGGAACATTGGTTCATCGGAACCACCGACACTGCCTGGGAACTCGATCTAGATCACCCTGCAGCGAGCCGTTCTGACATCCGCTACGTCCTCGACCAACTCAACAAAGTCGTCGAGACCGAGATCACCGAAGACGACATCATTGGGGTGTACGCAGGCCTCCGTCCGCTTGTGACGGGGAACAAAACGTCAACCGCCAAGGCTTCTCGCGAGCACAGCATCACTCATCCGGCCCCAGGTCTCGTAACAATTGCCGGGGGCAAGTTCACGACGTATCGCGTGATGGCTCACGACACGGTCGACAGGGCATTCGAGTCGGTTGGAATCGAAATTCCTCCCAGTCGCAGTGACCAGATCGCGTTTGTAGGAGCCGACGGATTTCAAGAAATGCTTGATTCCACGTCCGCAATTGCTCAGAAGTACGGTGTTCCCGAGACGCAGGTCGAGCGATTGTTGCACCGCTACGGCTCTGAAGCGATCGATGTCCTTGACATTGCCCTGGCGGACAGGCACCTGTCTGAGCCGCTCCCCGCGGGTGCCTATCTCAGGGCCGAAGTCAAGTTTGCCGTGGAACACGAAGGGGCGCTTCATCTTGACGATGTACTCGCACGCAGAACCCGCCTATCTATTGAACGACGCGACCGCGGAGTAGAGGCAGCAGCGACTGTTGCCGAAATCATGGGCGGTGTCCTCGGCTGGGACAGCACCGTGGTAAAACGCGAGCTGGAACACTACGAGGCTCGAGTAGCCGCCGAACGCGAGTCGCAGACCATGCCAGACGACGCCACTGCCGACGCCGCCCGTCTCGGCGCCCCAGACGTCCGCACACTCGGGGACGCGTAGCGCCTTTCAGACCGTTGCGCGCAACGCCACTTGACGGATTCAGCCGCGATGAATATGGTTGAACAGATGAACGGTACCCGTACAGATGTTCAAATCGAACGGGCGACGGTACCTGTCGGAATCTCGGAGTCGGACTACCGACTGTGTGTTCGGGCAGCGTTGCTCTACTACCGCGACGGTTTGAGCCAGAGTGAAATCGGCGCCAGGCTTGGGTACTCCCGCATCAAGATAAACCGCGTGCTAGGCAAGGCTCGTTCGTACGGCATCCTCGAGATTCGTGTCAAGGTTCCCCATGGATGGCATGTCGGATTGGAAACCGACCTCGTCAACGCATTTGGCTTACGTGCGGCCGTCGTTGTCGATGCTGACCCTGCGGGCGAAACTACCAAGGCCCGGATAGCCGAGGGCGCCGCGAAGTGGCTGGCGCGACACCTGCAGCCGAACATGCGGGTCGGTCTCGGTATCGGTAGGACGGTTGCGCACCTGCCGGAAACCTTCCGTCTTGATCAGCCCATCGACTGTACGTTTATTGAAGTCCTAGGCGCTGTGTACACACCTGACTGGTCGAAGTTCGATGTGACGTCAAAAATGGCGGAACTCGCCGGCGGAACTCGCGAGGCACTCCAAGCACCAGGCTTCGTCACCAACGCGGATCTCGGTGTGATGCTCATAAACGAGCCGTCGGTTGCCGCCGCGCTCAAACGGGCGCGAGAGTCAGACATCATCATCCAAAGCGTTGGTCCGGTCGACACGAGCGCCATCCTTTTCCAATCCGGCGTTCTGGGAGAGGGAGACCTCAAGGATCTCCGAGGCCGCGGGGCAGTGGGGGACGCCCTCGGGTACTACTACGACATCGAAGGCGTCCGGGTCGAATCAAGCACGGACTCGAAACTCATCGGGGTGGACTTGGACGACCTACGTCACATCGATTGGAGCGTCATCGTTGCGGCGGGCGAGCACAAGGTCGAGCCGATAATCGGCGGCATCCGCGGCGGGTACTTCAACGTCTTGATCACGGACGAGTCCACCGCGGAATCACTGCTCG is part of the Acidobacteriota bacterium genome and harbors:
- a CDS encoding class I SAM-dependent methyltransferase, which gives rise to MRQVDLALLAEAYDFRPMGDAARRRARDAMSTGSRQVHIALDIGGGRGEHASVWAAAGVHAVLIDPSSAMLAKASPDLHTILATAQSLPIVDHAVDMVYFHLSIHYGDWKAALAEACRVLRSGGVGHVYTLGNRHHKQSFLNRWFPSVGEIDEQRFPDPADIAAFLATSDAGEARRQPRRGCRRTRALASHSDTRPVRPLGG
- a CDS encoding glycerol-3-phosphate dehydrogenase/oxidase, with the translated sequence MIDAASSLSPAYRLATLNALDGGDFDVIIVGGGITGIGCALDAASRGLTVALVEQRDLGSGTSSRSSKLIHGGLRYLEQLAFGLVREALAERALLRQKIAPHLVWPIPFVYPLRHRLWERIYVGAGIAFYDVLAKLGHSSMPYHKHLSKKRLVKAFPGIKKSAFIGGIRYFDAGMDDARFVVAAARTAAREGALILTSARVTGFIRDGEQVVGVSARCLESGRSITTRARVVINATGVWTDSVENLVGDDKIDVTASKGIHIVIPRDRIDSAVGFITKTKTSVLFLIPHEEHWFIGTTDTAWELDLDHPAASRSDIRYVLDQLNKVVETEITEDDIIGVYAGLRPLVTGNKTSTAKASREHSITHPAPGLVTIAGGKFTTYRVMAHDTVDRAFESVGIEIPPSRSDQIAFVGADGFQEMLDSTSAIAQKYGVPETQVERLLHRYGSEAIDVLDIALADRHLSEPLPAGAYLRAEVKFAVEHEGALHLDDVLARRTRLSIERRDRGVEAAATVAEIMGGVLGWDSTVVKRELEHYEARVAAERESQTMPDDATADAARLGAPDVRTLGDA
- a CDS encoding glycosyltransferase family 39 protein, with amino-acid sequence MSLVLILQLSPFGWEEANYSLRARHLVEGIEPAFYWKAHRAPGLPFVLRLAWIASATEPYLRLITATFGVPLLLATMFIGYRMFGEKAAIVATIGVALTPGILLASTQVWPDVPGAALGLCAVALYVYALDRPVASAWMLGVPVLTFVATMLRFGAPIPIAIGLIGITLWRWRVALASKPLLLATALLTGLAGYLVLFVPAVTGWAQFGNPVAPVWAVASLIPKNDFPWYRAFIDYPQLAAKYFSGTASLALAIGLVAAVVYAVRRSAQSRDVWIALGLGAATYVALGLALEFGEVRYLSPVIPWVWIVAGYGLAKVVRMPDKALVVPFAVVLTLFVGVDSFRHANETNTSNIEFSSGIKAAGVLINTLTADNQCGVVAWYLTEIGWYSHCPTKQHKLGDADVGSEFFGNGPIYLVVEQGTERQPEGKVFDNYIPALVEPVGVVGGPTVSRWRYFEIWLVEDQHQ
- a CDS encoding metallophosphoesterase, whose product is MRLFSDVHGGVDVLNRLSRSEGPVLILGDLINLIDYRTWSGILPDVCGVEFVRLMSDLRLAGRDEELAKHWTAMRTGQEDTLAVAFRAAYETAYDQIGEALQGLEGYVTFGNVDRPDLLEACLPDGLTFLRHGKVDIDGYIFGVVGGGTQRNGAPGELVETEMRALLDDLGPVDILCTHVPPAVPALATDVIAGGGKGSRAVLDYVIQHQPRHHYFGDVHQPRATTWRIGDTLCRNLGFFRATGRTVTHAPG
- the queG gene encoding tRNA epoxyqueuosine(34) reductase QueG, with protein sequence MSDMTTAQIRDVALAAGAVACGVTDAEPFNDVRRDMERRMASGRAGSLGFTYRHPEIATDIRRSFEWATHLVVIATAYLPEAGSPGPREAGTGRVARFAASDHYRKLTFVLDAVATELRAHGHQAEELHDDDRLVDRAAAVRAGVGWWGKNSMVLTPGWGPWILLGTVVTDAELLLETPMKRTCGNCSACLPACPTGALIEPGLLDATLCLAYWLQTAGSIPRHLRAAVGDRVYGCDDCLAACPPGSGVLDMASDSKGRIDLVDILASSDTELEAEVGHWYVPKRDMDYVRRNALVALGNSGDRDHVEIIAGWLGNGTAMMRGHAAWALGAIGGREAVRVLETAGTVEGDATVATEITAALDAAATAR